A genomic stretch from Falco cherrug isolate bFalChe1 chromosome 1, bFalChe1.pri, whole genome shotgun sequence includes:
- the LOC102047910 gene encoding solute carrier family 2, facilitated glucose transporter member 11-like isoform X4 has product MESQPLLRGSSTHSKFPSWTLVLAVCAVGIGGTFQYGYNVSIINAPTQHIHRFLNETWSSRYHKELNPDLLTFLWSVIASIFSLGGLCGALIGGSMAIQLGRKGALLLNNIIAIVASILMGISFPTGLFELLIAGRFLIGINSGIGLCVQPLYIGEVAPKHLRGSMAMGSSIFLTGGILTGQIIGLRELLGGETYWPVLLSSSCFPAFAQLLFLPWFPESPRYLLIDRGDELSCAKALKRFHGSSEYQREMEDIQRECFALEGEKPRKPWQLFTDRGVRWQLITVIVMTMGQQLSGINAIYFYATYIFEEAGISAEKIPYVTLGTGACECFTALTCGLLIDYVGRRCLIIGGYLLMTLWSIVLTFSLTYQELYPWVPYVSMASIFAFILSFGLGPGGITNTLTAELFIQSSRPAAYMIGGTISWISFFTIGMIFPFIVVSPTS; this is encoded by the exons ATGGAgtcccagcccctgctgagAGGGTCTAGCACGCACAGCAAG TTCCCCAGCTGGACCTTGGTTTTGGCTGTTTGTGCTGTTGGAATTGGAGGGACTTTTCAGTATGGGTATAATGTTTCCATTATCAATGCACCCACCCAG CATATACATAGGTTCTTAAATGAAACCTGGAGTAGTCGTTATCACAAGGAACTAAATCCAGATCTGCTGACTTTCCTTTGGTCTGTCATTGCTTCTATATTTTCACTCGGAGGCCTGTGTGGAGCCCTTATCGGAGGCAGCATGGCGATTCAGCTAGGCAG GAAAGGAGCTCTTTTGCTGAATAATATTATAGCAATAGTGGCCTCCATTTTAATGGGGATCAGTTTTCCTACAGGATTGTTTGAGTTACTGATTGCTGGAAGGTTTTTGATTGGCATAAATTCAG GTATTGGGCTCTGTGTACAGCCTCTGTATATTGGGGAGGTTGCCCCAAAACATCTTCGAGGTAGCATGGCCATGGGGAGTTCCATCTTTCTGACTGGAGGGATTCTGACAGGACAAATAATTGGTTTAAG GGAATTATTAGGTGGAGAAACATATTGGCCTGTGTTGCTATCCAGCAGCTGTTTCCCAGCATTTGCCCAACTTTTATTCCTGCCATGGTTTCCTGAAAGTCCCAGATACCTTCTTATTGACAGAGGTGATGAGCTGAGCTGTGCCAAAG ctttgaaGCGATTTCATGGTTCTTCAGAGTACCAGAGGGAGATGGAAGACATACAGCGGGAATGTTTTGCCTTAGAAGGGGAGAAACCCAGGAAGCCCTGGCAATTATTCACTGATCGTGGTGTGAGATGGCAACTCATTACTGTGATTGTGATGACTATGGGCCAGCAGCTCAGTGGAATAAATGCT ATATATTTCTATGCCACTTATATTTTTGAAGAAGCTGGGATCTCAGCAGAAAAGATCCCTTATGTGACACTTGGCACTGGAGCTTGTGAATGCTTCACGGCCCTCACCTGT GGTTTACTGATAGACTACGTGGGAAGAAGATGCCTCATCATTGGGGGCTATCTCCTTATGACCCTTTGGAGCATTGTTTTAACGTTCTCTCTGACTTACCAG GAGCTGTACCCATGGGTGCCTTACGTGAGCATGGCATCTATATTTGCCTTCATCTTGAGCTTTGGCTTGGGACCAG GTGGCATAACAAATACCCTGACAGCAGAATTATTTATACAGTCTTCACGTCCAGCTGCTTATATGATAGGAGGGACTATTAGTTGGATTAGTTTCTTCACAATTGGAATGATCTTTCCCTTTATAGTG
- the LOC102047910 gene encoding solute carrier family 2, facilitated glucose transporter member 11-like isoform X3, translating to MESQPLLRGSSTHSKFPSWTLVLAVCAVGIGGTFQYGYNVSIINAPTQHIHRFLNETWSSRYHKELNPDLLTFLWSVIASIFSLGGLCGALIGGSMAIQLGRKGALLLNNIIAIVASILMGISFPTGLFELLIAGRFLIGINSGIGLCVQPLYIGEVAPKHLRGSMAMGSSIFLTGGILTGQIIGLRELLGGETYWPVLLSSSCFPAFAQLLFLPWFPESPRYLLIDRGDELSCAKALKRFHGSSEYQREMEDIQRECFALEGEKPRKPWQLFTDRGVRWQLITVIVMTMGQQLSGINAIYFYATYIFEEAGISAEKIPYVTLGTGACECFTALTCGLLIDYVGRRCLIIGGYLLMTLWSIVLTFSLTYQELYPWVPYVSMASIFAFILSFGLGPGGITNTLTAELFIQSSRPAAYMIGGTISWISFFTIGMIFPFIVNGLKQYCFVVFLTECSLVAVFLFFVIPETKNKSF from the exons ATGGAgtcccagcccctgctgagAGGGTCTAGCACGCACAGCAAG TTCCCCAGCTGGACCTTGGTTTTGGCTGTTTGTGCTGTTGGAATTGGAGGGACTTTTCAGTATGGGTATAATGTTTCCATTATCAATGCACCCACCCAG CATATACATAGGTTCTTAAATGAAACCTGGAGTAGTCGTTATCACAAGGAACTAAATCCAGATCTGCTGACTTTCCTTTGGTCTGTCATTGCTTCTATATTTTCACTCGGAGGCCTGTGTGGAGCCCTTATCGGAGGCAGCATGGCGATTCAGCTAGGCAG GAAAGGAGCTCTTTTGCTGAATAATATTATAGCAATAGTGGCCTCCATTTTAATGGGGATCAGTTTTCCTACAGGATTGTTTGAGTTACTGATTGCTGGAAGGTTTTTGATTGGCATAAATTCAG GTATTGGGCTCTGTGTACAGCCTCTGTATATTGGGGAGGTTGCCCCAAAACATCTTCGAGGTAGCATGGCCATGGGGAGTTCCATCTTTCTGACTGGAGGGATTCTGACAGGACAAATAATTGGTTTAAG GGAATTATTAGGTGGAGAAACATATTGGCCTGTGTTGCTATCCAGCAGCTGTTTCCCAGCATTTGCCCAACTTTTATTCCTGCCATGGTTTCCTGAAAGTCCCAGATACCTTCTTATTGACAGAGGTGATGAGCTGAGCTGTGCCAAAG ctttgaaGCGATTTCATGGTTCTTCAGAGTACCAGAGGGAGATGGAAGACATACAGCGGGAATGTTTTGCCTTAGAAGGGGAGAAACCCAGGAAGCCCTGGCAATTATTCACTGATCGTGGTGTGAGATGGCAACTCATTACTGTGATTGTGATGACTATGGGCCAGCAGCTCAGTGGAATAAATGCT ATATATTTCTATGCCACTTATATTTTTGAAGAAGCTGGGATCTCAGCAGAAAAGATCCCTTATGTGACACTTGGCACTGGAGCTTGTGAATGCTTCACGGCCCTCACCTGT GGTTTACTGATAGACTACGTGGGAAGAAGATGCCTCATCATTGGGGGCTATCTCCTTATGACCCTTTGGAGCATTGTTTTAACGTTCTCTCTGACTTACCAG GAGCTGTACCCATGGGTGCCTTACGTGAGCATGGCATCTATATTTGCCTTCATCTTGAGCTTTGGCTTGGGACCAG GTGGCATAACAAATACCCTGACAGCAGAATTATTTATACAGTCTTCACGTCCAGCTGCTTATATGATAGGAGGGACTATTAGTTGGATTAGTTTCTTCACAATTGGAATGATCTTTCCCTTTATAGTG aatggGCTGAAGCAGTattgttttgtggtgttcttaACGGAGTGCTCCTTAGTTGCTGT